The following DNA comes from Candidatus Methylacidiphilum fumarolicum.
AATTTTCCACCTTGTTTTTTAAAAGATTGAGCTCTTGATCCACTTTTTCCTTTGGTATTATTTTCTGATAGTTGGTATTGAGAGAGGAAGAAAAATCTGATAGCATATTTGTCTTCGACGCCTCTATGGATTGTACGGTCTCTTTTTTTAGAGTCCTTGAGAAAGAGAGATGGGTATAACCAAGGCTTTGAAGGATTTCAAGATACTTGTAGATCAACGCCTTGATCTTTCCATGGTTGATTTTTTCCATAAAAGAATTCTAATGCCTCTTTAAAATCTTGAGGAAGAGGAGCAAAAATTTCGACAATTTTTTCCTTTTTCGGATGCAAAAACTTTAATCCATAGGAATGAAGTAACATTGGGAATGCATATTTTCTAACGCCTTTCCCATACAATGGATCACCGATAATAGGATACCCAAGATGGGCGAGGTGAACCCTGATCTGATGGGTTCTTCCAGAAATAGGCCGACACTTCAGCATAGAAGCTTCTGAAGAAGCATAAAGAAGAGAAAATTGAGTTTCTGATTCCTTTCCTTTTGTCAAATGAACGGACATTTTTTTTCTATTTGTAGAATGCCTTTGTATATTCGATTTATAGATAAAGGATTGATAAGGAAATCTATTTTTGCATAAGCAGATATATGTTTTTGTTATCCTTCGAGTAGAAAACTGCCAAAGAAGTGCTTTTAGAGCTTCTTCTGTTTTTGCAATAACCATTGCTCCTGAGGTATCTTTGTCTAATCTATGGACAATTCCAGGGCGATGAAGAGCAACGCTAGGTAAAGAATGACCATAGTGGAAAAGCAAACCGTTAACTATAGTCCCTGACCAGTGACCACATCCAGGATGAACGACTATACCTCTTTGTTTATTAATAACTATAACTTCTTCATCCTCAAAAAGGATGTCTAAAGGGATATTCTCTGGGAGAGGAGGAAATGCATTATCGTCCTCTTCCGCATCAAGAATTTCAATTTCTTCTCCGCCTCGAATCAAATAAGAAGGTTCAATGGGGATATCATTTTTAAAACGAAGTGTCCCATTTAATATTTTTTTTTAATCTTGTTTCTTGATAATTTTAAAATCGAAGCTAAAAAAGTGTCAATTCTTTGCCCCACTCCTTTTTCCATCTCCACTTTTGAAACAGACTGTTGTCGAATTTCCCCCATAAAACCTTCAGAAGAGAAATT
Coding sequences within:
- a CDS encoding RluA family pseudouridine synthase, which produces MIRGGEEIEILDAEEDDNAFPPLPENIPLDILFEDEEVIVINKQRGIVVHPGCGHWSGTIVNGLLFHYGHSLPSVALHRPGIVHRLDKDTSGAMVIAKTEEALKALLWQFSTRRITKTYICLCKNRFPYQSFIYKSNIQRHSTNRKKMSVHLTKGKESETQFSLLYASSEASMLKCRPISGRTHQIRVHLAHLGYPIIGDPLYGKGVRKYAFPMLLHSYGLKFLHPKKEKIVEIFAPLPQDFKEALEFFYGKNQPWKDQGVDLQVS